From a single Hymenobacter sp. YIM 151500-1 genomic region:
- the rpmJ gene encoding 50S ribosomal protein L36 — MKVKASVKKRSVDCKVIRRKGKLYVINKKNPRYKQRQG; from the coding sequence ATGAAAGTCAAAGCGTCCGTTAAGAAGCGCAGCGTCGACTGTAAGGTGATTCGCCGTAAAGGCAAGCTTTACGTCATCAACAAGAAGAACCCCCGCTATAAGCAGCGGCAGGGGTAG
- the rpsM gene encoding 30S ribosomal protein S13, whose translation MARIAGVDIPDNKRGEIALTYIFGIGRASAQQILAKAGVDLNKKVREWTEAEAGEIRGVIAAEYKTEGVLRSEVQLNIKRLMDIGCYRGLRHRKGLPVRGQRTKNNSRTRKGKRKTVAGKKKATK comes from the coding sequence ATGGCTCGTATTGCAGGGGTAGATATCCCAGACAACAAGCGCGGCGAAATTGCGCTGACCTACATCTTCGGCATTGGTCGTGCCTCGGCCCAACAGATTCTTGCTAAAGCAGGCGTTGACCTGAATAAGAAGGTGCGGGAGTGGACGGAAGCCGAAGCCGGCGAAATCCGCGGCGTAATTGCCGCCGAATACAAGACTGAAGGTGTGCTACGCTCGGAAGTGCAGCTGAACATCAAGCGTCTGATGGACATCGGTTGTTACCGGGGTCTGCGTCACCGCAAAGGTCTGCCGGTTCGGGGTCAGCGCACCAAGAACAACTCGCGTACCCGCAAGGGCAAGCGCAAGACTGTTGCTGGCAAGAAGAAGGCTACTAAATAA
- the rpsK gene encoding 30S ribosomal protein S11, translating into MAQKRKDKAKKRVVVVEPIGQVHIKASFNNIIISITNNNGQVISWASAGKMGFRGSKKNTPYAAQMAMTDCGKVAHDLGLRKAEVFVKGPGAGRESAIRTLGNVGIEVTTIKDVTPLPHNGCRPPKRRRV; encoded by the coding sequence ATGGCACAAAAGAGAAAAGACAAAGCCAAAAAGCGCGTTGTCGTTGTTGAGCCGATAGGCCAAGTTCACATCAAGGCTTCGTTCAACAACATCATTATCTCCATCACCAACAACAACGGCCAGGTGATTTCCTGGGCTTCGGCTGGTAAGATGGGGTTCCGGGGTTCCAAGAAGAATACGCCCTACGCCGCGCAGATGGCCATGACCGACTGCGGCAAAGTGGCTCACGACCTGGGTCTGCGCAAGGCCGAGGTATTCGTGAAAGGTCCGGGCGCGGGCCGCGAGTCGGCTATTCGTACGCTGGGTAACGTGGGTATTGAGGTAACGACCATCAAGGACGTGACGCCGCTGCCCCATAATGGCTGCCGTCCTCCCAAACGTCGTCGCGTTTGA
- the rpsD gene encoding 30S ribosomal protein S4: MARYTGPKTKIARRFNEPIFGPSKALTKKAYPPGQHGRGRRKKQSEYAVQLMEKQKVKYMYGVLEKQFENLFHKAATMPGITGDNLLALLESRLDNTVYRLGIAPTRRAARQLVLHKHITVNGEIVNIASYKLRAGDVIAVREKSKSLEAITTSLSARNARAFSWLEWDGKEMTGKFIAAPSRDLIPEKITEQLIVELYSK; the protein is encoded by the coding sequence ATGGCACGTTATACTGGTCCTAAAACCAAGATTGCCCGTCGCTTCAATGAGCCGATTTTCGGCCCGAGCAAGGCACTCACCAAGAAAGCATATCCTCCCGGCCAGCACGGCCGCGGCCGTCGTAAGAAGCAAAGCGAGTACGCTGTCCAGTTGATGGAAAAGCAGAAAGTGAAGTATATGTACGGCGTGCTGGAAAAGCAGTTCGAGAACCTGTTCCATAAGGCCGCCACGATGCCCGGTATCACCGGCGACAACCTGCTGGCCCTACTCGAATCGCGCCTCGACAATACGGTGTACCGCCTGGGCATTGCCCCCACGCGCCGCGCCGCCCGCCAGCTGGTGCTGCACAAGCACATCACCGTAAACGGGGAGATTGTCAACATTGCTTCGTACAAGCTCCGCGCCGGCGACGTTATAGCCGTGCGTGAGAAGTCGAAGTCGCTGGAAGCCATTACCACGAGCCTGAGCGCCCGCAACGCCCGCGCTTTCTCGTGGCTGGAATGGGACGGCAAAGAAATGACGGGCAAGTTTATCGCTGCCCCCTCGCGTGACCTGATTCCGGAGAAAATCACGGAGCAGCTCATTGTCGAGTTGTACTCGAAGTAA
- a CDS encoding DNA-directed RNA polymerase subunit alpha, with protein sequence MSILAFQMPEKVVMEKSDDFYGTFEFKPLEKGYGVTIGNALRRILLSSLEGYAITSVRTNSVLHEFMTIEGVIEDMSEIILNLKQVRFKKVSDAIEDKITVRIKGQDTFSAGDINKFTSGFQVLNPELVICHVDPGTELEFEFTIQKGRGYVPAEENKPTDQVFGQIAIDAIFTPIKNVKYSIENTRVEQKTDYEKLLIEIHTDGSIHPEDALKGAANILIQHFMLFSDSTMTFETAKAEEEETVDEETLHMRKVLKTPLADMDLSVRAYNCLKAADIKTLGDLVQLDMADMMKFRNFGKKSLTELENLVEEKGLTFGMDLSKYKLDEE encoded by the coding sequence ATGTCAATCTTAGCTTTTCAAATGCCGGAGAAAGTGGTAATGGAGAAATCCGACGACTTTTACGGAACGTTTGAATTTAAACCGCTGGAGAAAGGCTACGGCGTCACGATCGGCAACGCTCTGCGCCGCATCCTGCTGTCGTCGCTGGAGGGCTATGCCATCACGTCGGTTCGCACCAACAGCGTGCTGCACGAGTTCATGACCATTGAAGGGGTGATTGAGGACATGTCCGAAATCATCCTGAACCTAAAGCAGGTTCGCTTCAAGAAAGTGAGCGACGCCATTGAGGACAAAATCACGGTGCGCATCAAAGGGCAGGACACTTTCTCGGCCGGCGACATCAACAAGTTCACGAGCGGCTTCCAGGTGCTGAACCCGGAGCTAGTCATCTGCCACGTGGACCCCGGCACTGAGCTGGAGTTTGAGTTCACGATTCAGAAAGGCCGCGGCTACGTGCCGGCCGAAGAAAATAAGCCCACCGACCAGGTGTTTGGGCAAATTGCCATCGACGCCATCTTCACGCCCATCAAAAACGTGAAGTACAGCATCGAAAACACCCGTGTGGAGCAGAAGACCGACTACGAGAAGTTGCTCATCGAAATCCACACCGACGGCTCTATTCACCCGGAGGACGCGCTGAAAGGCGCCGCCAACATTCTGATTCAGCACTTCATGCTGTTCTCGGACAGCACCATGACCTTTGAAACGGCCAAGGCTGAGGAAGAGGAAACCGTGGACGAGGAAACCCTGCACATGCGCAAGGTGCTGAAGACTCCACTGGCCGATATGGACCTAAGCGTGCGCGCCTACAACTGCCTGAAAGCCGCCGACATCAAAACCCTCGGCGACCTGGTGCAGCTGGACATGGCCGATATGATGAAGTTCCGCAACTTCGGTAAGAAGTCGCTGACCGAGCTGGAAAACCTCGTGGAGGAAAAAGGCCTGACCTTCGGGATGGACCTGAGCAAGTACAAGCTCGACGAAGAATAG
- the rplQ gene encoding 50S ribosomal protein L17, whose amino-acid sequence MRHGKTINHLGRTASHRNAMLSNMASSLILHKRITTTVAKAKALRKFVEPLLTKSKNDTTHSRRLVFSELGNKEVLKELFGTVAARVATRPGGYTRIIKLSQSRLGDNAEMCIIELVDFNETLLEAKSGGEAKASTTRRSRRSGGSKKAAEGTAAAAPVAAASEAAPAPTTEVSAPEDTPTDTLSEGETRDEVKGDESAS is encoded by the coding sequence ATGCGTCACGGTAAAACCATCAACCACCTGGGCCGCACGGCCTCGCACCGCAACGCCATGTTGTCGAACATGGCCTCGTCGCTGATTCTGCACAAGCGTATCACCACGACGGTGGCCAAAGCCAAGGCGCTGCGTAAGTTTGTGGAGCCCCTCCTGACCAAATCGAAGAACGATACGACGCACTCGCGCCGTCTGGTGTTCTCGGAGCTGGGCAACAAGGAGGTACTGAAAGAGCTGTTCGGCACGGTGGCGGCCCGCGTGGCTACGCGCCCCGGCGGCTACACCCGCATCATCAAGCTGAGCCAGAGCCGCTTGGGCGACAACGCCGAGATGTGCATCATTGAGCTGGTGGACTTCAACGAAACCTTGCTGGAAGCCAAAAGCGGCGGCGAAGCCAAAGCTTCGACCACGCGCCGCTCGCGCCGTAGCGGGGGCAGCAAGAAAGCTGCTGAAGGTACGGCGGCCGCTGCTCCAGTAGCTGCTGCATCAGAAGCTGCTCCGGCTCCGACTACGGAAGTTTCGGCTCCCGAAGACACTCCGACGGATACGCTGAGCGAAGGCGAAACCCGTGACGAAGTGAAAGGCGACGAGTCGGCTTCGTAA
- the eno gene encoding phosphopyruvate hydratase, whose amino-acid sequence MSIITEIHARQIFDSRGNPTVEVDVTTENGTVGRAAVPSGASTGKHEAVELRDDDKSQYMGKGVLKAVENVNSKIAEELIGFSVFEQGLLDKIMLELDGTPNKANLGANAILGASLAIARAAAQEAGMPLYRYVGGVNATTLPVPMMNILNGGSHADNSIDFQEFMIMPVGAASFSEAMRWGSEIFHHLKSVLKKQGLSTNVGDEGGFAPNIRSNEDAIKVVLQAIETAGYRPGEDVMIAMDAAVSEFYEDGVYHFKKSTGDKLTSQDMVNYWADWVRKYPIISIEDGMDEDDWAGWKSLTDTVGKQVQLVGDDLFVTNVNRLQRGIDEQVANAILIKVNQIGTLTETIDAINLGRRHGYKSIMSHRSGETEDNTIADLAVALNTGQIKTGSASRSDRMAKYNQLLRIEEELGEVAYFPGRKM is encoded by the coding sequence ATGAGCATTATCACCGAAATCCACGCCCGTCAGATTTTCGATTCCCGCGGCAACCCCACCGTGGAAGTGGACGTGACCACCGAAAACGGCACTGTGGGCCGCGCCGCCGTGCCCTCGGGCGCCAGCACCGGCAAGCACGAAGCCGTGGAGCTGCGCGACGACGACAAAAGCCAGTATATGGGCAAGGGCGTGCTGAAGGCGGTGGAAAACGTGAACAGCAAGATTGCCGAAGAGCTGATTGGCTTCTCGGTGTTTGAGCAGGGCCTGCTCGACAAGATTATGCTGGAGCTGGACGGTACGCCCAACAAAGCCAACCTGGGCGCCAACGCCATCCTGGGGGCTTCGCTGGCCATTGCCCGCGCCGCAGCCCAGGAAGCAGGAATGCCGCTGTACCGCTACGTGGGCGGCGTGAATGCCACCACCTTACCGGTGCCGATGATGAATATTCTGAACGGCGGGTCCCACGCCGACAACTCCATCGACTTCCAGGAGTTCATGATTATGCCGGTGGGCGCGGCCAGCTTCTCGGAGGCCATGCGCTGGGGCTCGGAAATCTTCCACCACCTCAAGAGCGTGCTCAAAAAGCAGGGCCTGAGCACCAACGTGGGCGACGAAGGCGGCTTTGCACCCAACATTCGCTCCAACGAAGACGCCATCAAGGTGGTGCTGCAAGCCATTGAAACTGCGGGCTACCGGCCGGGCGAGGACGTAATGATTGCCATGGATGCGGCCGTGTCGGAGTTTTATGAAGACGGCGTGTACCACTTCAAGAAGAGCACCGGCGACAAGCTGACCTCGCAGGACATGGTAAACTACTGGGCCGACTGGGTGCGGAAGTACCCCATCATCAGCATCGAGGACGGCATGGACGAGGACGACTGGGCTGGCTGGAAGAGCCTGACTGACACCGTAGGCAAGCAGGTGCAGCTGGTAGGCGACGACCTGTTTGTGACCAACGTGAACCGCTTGCAGCGCGGCATCGACGAGCAGGTGGCCAATGCCATTCTCATCAAGGTAAACCAGATTGGCACGCTCACCGAAACCATCGACGCCATCAACCTGGGCCGCCGCCACGGCTACAAGAGCATTATGAGCCACCGCTCGGGCGAAACCGAGGACAACACCATTGCCGACCTGGCCGTGGCCCTGAACACCGGCCAGATTAAGACCGGCTCGGCCTCCCGCTCCGACCGGATGGCCAAGTACAACCAGCTGCTGCGCATTGAGGAAGAGCTGGGCGAAGTGGCCTACTTCCCCGGCCGCAAGATGTAA
- a CDS encoding FtsB family cell division protein, with amino-acid sequence MNILSRFPRFLRSFYFLTGLAFLVWMFLFDANDFIKQYDMYVKYQELRDEQAYYLDNIETVKKERAELLSSPELLEKFAREKYIMKRPGEDVFILVPHQEEGQ; translated from the coding sequence ATGAATATTCTGAGCCGGTTTCCCCGCTTTCTGCGCAGTTTTTATTTTCTGACCGGCCTGGCCTTTCTGGTCTGGATGTTTCTGTTCGATGCCAACGACTTTATAAAGCAGTACGACATGTACGTGAAGTACCAGGAGCTGCGCGACGAGCAAGCGTACTACCTGGACAATATCGAAACGGTGAAGAAAGAGCGGGCCGAGCTGCTGAGCAGCCCGGAGCTGCTGGAGAAGTTTGCCCGTGAGAAATACATTATGAAACGCCCCGGTGAAGACGTGTTTATTCTGGTGCCCCACCAGGAAGAAGGCCAGTAG
- a CDS encoding CARDB domain-containing protein: MTQLYCCFKRTYFLLVSLLLWLGAAVPAAAQTYQVPAAGTLAFTTCGGVLYDNGGPNGMYSPNANGSVTLTPATPGNKIRLQFTLFSLEQGYDYLYIYDGLDATAPLIGIYDSQNPGTVYATNSAGALTVRFTSDNSWELSGFAADIACVTTVPQADLAIQGASAQPLAVVAGNQLSVNCTVYNLSGTLAQSSTVGYYLSTDATLSQNDQLLGSSTGGPLASNQSAYRASSLTLPAATPTGSYYLLFAADHQNVVNESNEANNVASISINVVPSMVDLLIQQASVATPNTAPGNVLALSCYVANQGNATAQNSSVGFYLSADAVLDANDQLLTSVFGGQLTPTYNQYRAVSTNVPAGTAPGSYYVLFVADYQSIVQESNEANNTAAVPIVVAPPSLDLVVQQAQLNQSTVAAGATLSSTAYVVNQGNTTAQSSSLGIYLSTDATLSTNDQLLTAVTVPQLLGNQGASLYPQIPLPGTVAPGSYHVLFVADYQNTVGETNEANNVRSQPLTVLAPSVDLLMQQVFVNPATTVAGASVSVSSYVYNLGNSSAASSTVGYYLSTDNVLSANDILVGSTFGGSLAGGGSTTRFGTLTIPASLATGTYYVFSVVDYQNQVSETNEANNAASASLTLVAPGVDLSVSQPGLYRNSVGAGAQLAAYVTVHNQGNIATSSSSVGFYLSADATLSTNDVLLNGAFGGYLAAGTSSQRTTSFTVPAGTAPGLYYVLFVADYQNAVAETNETNNLASVTLTVTAPFNGTVVPFSGTASITTCGTTVYDHAGTDEYDDYASGTLVINPGTPGSQVQLIFSLLEVESCCDALIIYNGSSTAAPVLGRYTRNPGVVTASNGSGALTLQFVSDGSVTYDGFQATVSCVTGSTTLPDLLIRQATLSTATALRGSIVTASCELLNQGAVAAGQSATGYYLSTDAVFSPDDVLLGNSQAGSLTSGFWQAQAATLIIPPTTPAGNYHVLFVADYVGNLAESNENNNVAARSLAVTIVQGTHDDQLAGLSLRVFPNPTAGSQHLTVQLDGAGNGKAADLRLYDALGREVAQQQLTLGPRRSTATFDATRLSRGIYVLRLTGEGLNATRRVVVE; this comes from the coding sequence ATGACCCAACTCTACTGCTGTTTTAAACGAACGTATTTCCTGCTGGTTAGCCTGCTGCTCTGGCTGGGGGCGGCGGTGCCGGCCGCCGCGCAAACGTACCAGGTGCCAGCTGCCGGGACGCTGGCCTTCACTACCTGCGGCGGCGTGCTCTACGATAATGGCGGCCCCAACGGCATGTACTCGCCCAATGCCAACGGCTCCGTAACCCTCACGCCCGCCACGCCCGGCAACAAAATCCGGCTCCAGTTCACCTTGTTTAGCCTGGAGCAGGGCTACGACTACCTGTACATCTACGACGGCCTGGACGCTACGGCGCCGCTGATTGGCATATACGACTCGCAGAACCCCGGCACGGTGTACGCCACCAATAGCGCCGGGGCCCTCACCGTACGCTTCACCAGCGACAATTCGTGGGAGCTGAGCGGCTTTGCCGCCGACATTGCCTGCGTCACGACCGTGCCCCAGGCTGACCTGGCTATTCAGGGAGCTTCGGCCCAGCCGCTGGCCGTGGTGGCCGGCAATCAGCTGAGCGTAAACTGCACGGTGTACAACCTGTCGGGTACACTGGCGCAGAGCAGCACCGTGGGCTATTACCTGTCGACGGACGCAACGCTGAGCCAGAACGACCAACTGCTAGGTAGTTCTACGGGTGGGCCACTGGCCAGCAACCAGTCGGCCTACCGCGCCAGCTCCCTGACCTTGCCCGCCGCCACGCCCACGGGCAGCTACTACCTGCTGTTTGCGGCCGACCACCAAAACGTGGTAAACGAAAGCAACGAGGCCAACAACGTAGCCAGCATTTCCATCAATGTGGTGCCGTCGATGGTGGATTTGCTGATTCAGCAAGCCAGTGTGGCCACGCCCAACACGGCTCCCGGCAACGTGCTGGCTCTTTCCTGCTACGTCGCCAACCAGGGCAATGCTACGGCGCAGAACAGCAGCGTCGGGTTCTACTTATCGGCCGATGCCGTGCTCGACGCCAACGACCAGCTGCTGACCTCGGTGTTTGGGGGCCAGCTCACGCCCACCTACAACCAGTACCGCGCGGTGTCGACCAACGTGCCGGCGGGCACCGCGCCGGGCAGCTACTACGTGCTGTTTGTGGCCGATTACCAGAGCATCGTTCAGGAAAGCAACGAGGCCAACAACACGGCGGCCGTGCCCATCGTGGTGGCGCCGCCGAGCCTGGACCTGGTGGTGCAGCAAGCCCAACTCAACCAAAGCACCGTAGCCGCGGGGGCAACCCTTAGCTCCACAGCGTACGTTGTGAACCAGGGTAACACCACAGCCCAGAGCAGTAGCCTGGGCATCTATCTGTCGACGGACGCGACGCTCAGCACCAACGACCAGCTGCTGACGGCGGTAACGGTGCCACAACTTTTGGGCAACCAGGGAGCCAGCCTTTATCCGCAGATTCCGCTGCCGGGCACTGTGGCACCGGGCAGCTACCACGTGCTGTTCGTGGCCGACTATCAGAACACAGTAGGCGAAACCAACGAGGCCAACAACGTGCGCAGCCAGCCGCTGACCGTGCTGGCGCCCAGCGTTGACTTGCTGATGCAGCAGGTGTTTGTGAACCCCGCCACCACGGTAGCCGGGGCTTCGGTTTCGGTGAGCAGCTACGTGTACAACCTGGGCAACTCCTCGGCTGCGTCTTCCACTGTTGGCTACTATCTGTCCACCGACAATGTGCTGAGTGCCAATGATATTCTGGTGGGCAGCACGTTCGGGGGCAGTCTGGCCGGGGGCGGCTCCACTACCCGCTTCGGCACCCTGACCATCCCCGCTAGTCTGGCCACCGGCACGTACTACGTGTTTAGCGTGGTGGACTACCAGAACCAGGTTTCGGAAACCAACGAGGCCAACAACGCGGCCAGTGCCAGCCTCACCCTCGTGGCGCCGGGCGTCGATTTGAGCGTAAGTCAACCGGGCCTGTACCGCAACTCGGTGGGCGCGGGTGCTCAGCTGGCTGCCTACGTAACGGTGCACAACCAGGGCAACATTGCCACGTCGAGCAGCAGCGTGGGCTTTTATCTCTCCGCCGATGCCACGCTTAGCACCAACGATGTACTGCTGAACGGAGCCTTTGGGGGCTATCTGGCGGCCGGCACTTCCTCCCAGCGTACCACCAGCTTCACGGTGCCGGCGGGCACCGCGCCGGGCCTCTACTACGTGCTGTTCGTGGCCGACTATCAGAATGCCGTGGCAGAAACCAACGAAACAAACAACTTGGCCTCCGTGACATTAACCGTGACGGCGCCCTTTAATGGTACCGTAGTGCCCTTCTCGGGTACGGCTTCCATTACCACCTGCGGTACCACCGTGTACGACCACGCCGGCACCGACGAGTACGACGACTATGCCAGCGGCACGCTCGTCATCAATCCCGGCACACCCGGCAGCCAGGTGCAGCTGATTTTTAGCCTGCTGGAAGTGGAGAGCTGCTGCGACGCGCTTATCATTTACAACGGCTCCAGCACGGCTGCGCCCGTTCTGGGCCGCTACACCCGCAACCCCGGCGTGGTTACGGCCTCCAACGGCTCGGGAGCCCTGACGCTGCAGTTTGTTTCGGATGGCAGCGTGACCTACGACGGCTTCCAGGCCACGGTGTCGTGCGTGACGGGAAGCACCACGCTGCCCGACCTGCTTATCCGGCAGGCTACCTTATCGACGGCTACGGCGCTGCGCGGCTCTATCGTGACGGCCAGCTGCGAGTTGCTCAACCAAGGCGCGGTAGCCGCTGGGCAGAGTGCCACCGGCTACTACCTGTCGACGGATGCGGTGTTCAGCCCCGACGACGTGCTGCTCGGCAACTCCCAGGCGGGCTCGTTGACGAGTGGCTTCTGGCAGGCGCAGGCGGCTACGCTTATCATCCCGCCCACTACGCCGGCCGGCAACTACCACGTGCTGTTTGTGGCTGACTACGTAGGAAACTTGGCCGAAAGCAACGAGAACAACAACGTGGCCGCCCGCAGCCTGGCCGTCACCATCGTGCAAGGCACCCACGACGACCAGCTAGCTGGCCTTTCCCTGCGCGTTTTCCCGAACCCCACGGCCGGCAGCCAGCACCTTACGGTGCAGCTCGACGGCGCCGGCAATGGCAAAGCCGCCGACCTGCGCCTCTACGACGCGCTGGGCCGCGAGGTGGCGCAGCAGCAGTTGACTCTTGGGCCCCGCCGGTCTACGGCTACCTTCGATGCGACGCGCCTGAGCCGCGGCATCTACGTGCTCCGCCTGACGGGAGAGGGGTTGAATGCCACCCGCCGCGTGGTGGTGGAGTAG
- a CDS encoding RagB/SusD family nutrient uptake outer membrane protein, translated as MKRFPFPLRRLRHLLLPGLLALAACDLDLPNPNAADDEQALTTREGLFGASVGLRQVYSTSTLEPVILTTGTTAREVKGISTFINIVELEAGGTGLTPNNGNTSALFARSYRVAAAAEQIITAAPTVLASDAAARSGVLAHAYLFRAMALGAVAQGFEQGPVQVSSTITPPLQPVPTPAAFVPRQQLLQEAVRLLDLASQELAATPPSAEFNAQVLGASFNLPNTVQAYRARFNLMAGNYTAALAAANQVNLAVRSAFTYSPQNPNPIFQAVSVTRNFLPRERLGLPAALVETDDRRLGFYLTGPVVTSGPDQLRTLAGFFTTQTSDIPAYLPDEMRLIRAECNLRAATPNLTAALQDINAVRTQTTGDPWLVHAGLPAYSGPQTVEALLLEVYRQRCAELYLSGLRLEDSRRFGRPAPPTSFTERTRNFYPYPQQERVNNPNTPPDPAI; from the coding sequence ATGAAACGGTTTCCCTTCCCGCTGCGCCGCCTGCGCCACCTCCTGCTGCCGGGGCTACTGGCGCTGGCCGCCTGCGACCTGGACCTGCCCAACCCCAACGCCGCCGACGATGAGCAGGCCCTGACCACCCGCGAGGGACTATTCGGGGCCAGTGTGGGGTTGCGGCAGGTTTATTCCACGTCCACGCTGGAGCCCGTCATACTTACCACCGGTACCACCGCCCGCGAGGTGAAAGGCATTTCCACTTTCATCAACATTGTGGAGTTGGAAGCCGGCGGCACCGGCCTCACGCCCAACAACGGCAATACCTCGGCCCTGTTTGCCCGCTCCTACCGCGTGGCGGCAGCGGCCGAGCAAATCATTACTGCCGCACCCACCGTGCTGGCCTCCGATGCGGCGGCCCGTAGCGGCGTGCTGGCTCATGCGTATTTGTTTCGGGCTATGGCGCTGGGCGCCGTGGCCCAGGGCTTCGAGCAAGGCCCGGTGCAAGTCAGCTCCACAATTACTCCGCCCTTACAGCCCGTGCCCACGCCCGCGGCCTTTGTGCCGCGCCAGCAGCTACTGCAAGAGGCCGTGCGCCTGCTGGACCTGGCCAGCCAGGAGCTGGCGGCCACTCCGCCTTCGGCGGAATTCAACGCCCAGGTGCTGGGCGCCTCGTTCAACCTGCCCAACACCGTGCAGGCCTACCGGGCCCGCTTCAACTTGATGGCCGGCAATTACACCGCGGCTCTGGCTGCTGCCAACCAAGTAAATCTAGCTGTGCGCTCGGCCTTCACTTATTCGCCCCAGAATCCTAACCCTATCTTCCAGGCTGTGAGCGTTACCCGCAACTTTCTGCCGCGTGAGCGGCTGGGGCTGCCCGCGGCCCTAGTGGAAACCGACGACCGGCGCCTGGGCTTCTACCTCACCGGCCCCGTGGTGACCAGCGGCCCCGACCAGCTACGGACGCTGGCTGGCTTCTTCACCACCCAAACCAGTGACATTCCGGCCTACCTGCCCGACGAGATGCGCCTGATCCGGGCCGAGTGCAACCTGCGCGCCGCCACCCCCAACCTGACGGCCGCCCTGCAAGACATCAACGCCGTACGCACCCAAACCACCGGCGACCCGTGGCTGGTGCACGCTGGCCTGCCCGCCTACTCTGGCCCGCAAACCGTGGAGGCCCTGCTGCTGGAAGTGTACCGGCAGCGCTGCGCCGAGCTGTACCTGAGCGGCCTCCGCCTCGAAGATAGCCGCCGCTTCGGCCGCCCGGCGCCGCCCACTAGCTTCACCGAGCGCACCCGCAACTTCTACCCCTACCCCCAGCAAGAACGCGTCAACAACCCCAACACGCCCCCCGACCCAGCTATCTGA